One stretch of Halapricum desulfuricans DNA includes these proteins:
- a CDS encoding alpha/beta fold hydrolase, giving the protein MPTARNGAVDIEYAVHGEGPTVVCCGVAGLGAWQWSYLVTPLAREYEVVVFDYRGTGNSGTPDGPYTVRDLTADLDAVLSDHGARSVHLLGAGLGGVVAVEYARRAGRAESLGLMGTPTAPSDVDFDALAWLRAPSDEPEELERSLEVAFAPGTVEAHPDEIRRIVEWRATDDAGRTGWDGQLAAMREAELTDLYEVTTPSLVFHGVEDAIVDPEAGRRLAEQLPRGEGRAVESGHLVHVEQPRVVADELLAWLDERRT; this is encoded by the coding sequence ATGCCGACTGCACGTAACGGCGCTGTCGATATCGAGTACGCCGTCCACGGCGAGGGGCCGACCGTCGTCTGCTGTGGGGTCGCCGGTCTCGGCGCCTGGCAGTGGAGCTACCTCGTGACGCCGCTCGCGCGCGAATACGAGGTCGTCGTGTTCGACTATCGCGGGACCGGGAACTCCGGGACGCCCGACGGACCCTACACTGTTCGTGACCTGACGGCCGATCTCGACGCCGTGCTCTCAGACCACGGTGCTCGCTCGGTGCACCTCCTCGGGGCCGGTCTCGGCGGGGTCGTCGCCGTCGAGTACGCCCGCCGCGCCGGACGAGCGGAGTCGCTCGGACTAATGGGGACTCCGACTGCTCCGTCGGACGTCGATTTCGACGCGCTCGCTTGGCTTCGCGCCCCCAGTGACGAACCGGAAGAGCTCGAGCGGTCGCTGGAGGTGGCGTTCGCGCCCGGCACGGTCGAAGCACACCCCGACGAGATCAGACGGATCGTCGAGTGGCGGGCGACGGACGACGCCGGTCGGACGGGCTGGGACGGACAGCTGGCCGCCATGCGCGAGGCCGAACTGACCGATCTGTACGAGGTGACGACGCCCTCGCTGGTCTTTCACGGCGTCGAGGACGCGATTGTCGATCCCGAGGCAGGCCGACGACTGGCCGAACAGCTCCCGCGCGGCGAGGGTCGAGCGGTCGAGAGCGGCCATCTGGTCCACGTCGAACAGCCGCGGGTCGTCGCCGACGAGTTGCTGGCGTGGCTGGACGAGCGACGGACCTGA
- a CDS encoding creatininase family protein produces MHLSETTWTDADAADTDLALLPTGSTEQHGPHAPMGTDALSAETIAAEAADAYDGEVVVAPPVNVGVSEEHRHFTGSLWVSEDTFRSYVGETIESLASHGWERIVVVNGHGGNTGALREVCGAVTRSGDAYAVPWTWFDALSFEEDRIDLGHGGPVETAFVRAVRPDLVHEDRFEDAAAGAGDGFGQFHRGTNLAYDFAEFSDSGNVGDPGDGSAELGEQLLADATSALVDLLSTIAERDLSRPAHR; encoded by the coding sequence ATGCACCTCTCGGAAACGACCTGGACCGACGCCGACGCCGCCGATACCGACCTCGCGCTGTTGCCGACCGGCAGCACCGAACAGCACGGTCCGCACGCGCCGATGGGGACCGACGCGCTCAGCGCGGAGACGATCGCCGCCGAAGCCGCCGACGCCTACGACGGCGAGGTCGTCGTCGCCCCGCCGGTGAACGTCGGTGTCTCCGAAGAGCATCGTCACTTCACGGGCTCGCTGTGGGTCAGCGAGGACACGTTCCGGTCGTACGTCGGAGAGACGATCGAAAGTCTCGCGAGCCACGGCTGGGAACGGATCGTCGTCGTCAACGGCCACGGGGGTAACACCGGCGCGCTCCGAGAAGTCTGCGGAGCGGTCACCCGAAGCGGTGACGCATACGCCGTTCCTTGGACGTGGTTCGACGCCCTGTCCTTCGAGGAAGACAGGATCGATCTTGGCCACGGCGGCCCCGTCGAGACGGCGTTCGTCCGGGCCGTCCGTCCCGATCTCGTTCACGAAGACCGCTTCGAGGACGCCGCGGCGGGTGCCGGCGACGGGTTCGGCCAGTTCCACCGGGGAACGAATCTGGCCTACGACTTCGCCGAGTTCAGCGACAGCGGCAACGTCGGCGATCCGGGCGACGGCAGCGCCGAACTGGGCGAGCAGCTGCTCGCGGACGCGACTTCGGCGCTGGTCGATCTCCTGAGCACGATCGCCGAGCGGGACCTGTCTCGCCCCGCGCACCGCTGA
- a CDS encoding CTP-dependent riboflavin kinase: MELSGRVIGYDELRTLKVLALAGALDGEAKVSCAGLAGKLDVSNQTASRRLQSLEDTGMIEREIVSDGQWVSVTREGEALLQREYAHYQRIFESQVGVTLTGTLTSGMHEGGHYITLPGYMRQFDAKLGYEPYAGTLNVELDAESVRARARMDALDPIEIEGWEDDERTYGPAYCYPATIEFETGTYDSAHVIAPERTHHDDDQLELIAPEKLRARFDADDGDHLTIHVHE, translated from the coding sequence ATGGAATTGTCGGGCCGGGTGATCGGGTATGACGAGCTCCGGACGCTGAAAGTGCTGGCGCTGGCCGGCGCGCTCGACGGCGAGGCGAAAGTCTCCTGTGCGGGGCTGGCCGGCAAGCTCGACGTGTCGAACCAGACCGCCTCGCGTCGTCTGCAGAGCCTCGAGGACACCGGCATGATCGAGCGCGAGATCGTCAGCGACGGGCAGTGGGTGTCGGTGACCCGCGAGGGCGAGGCGCTGCTCCAGCGCGAGTACGCCCACTACCAGCGGATCTTCGAGTCGCAGGTCGGCGTGACGCTGACCGGCACGCTGACAAGCGGGATGCACGAGGGCGGCCACTACATCACGCTGCCGGGATACATGCGCCAGTTCGACGCGAAGCTCGGCTACGAGCCGTACGCGGGGACGCTGAACGTCGAACTCGACGCCGAGAGCGTCCGCGCCCGAGCGCGAATGGACGCGCTCGACCCGATCGAGATCGAGGGCTGGGAAGACGACGAGCGCACGTACGGACCGGCCTACTGCTATCCGGCGACAATCGAGTTCGAGACGGGGACCTACGACAGCGCTCACGTCATCGCGCCCGAACGGACACACCACGACGACGACCAGCTCGAGTTGATCGCTCCGGAGAAACTGCGCGCCCGGTTCGACGCCGACGACGGCGACCACCTCACCATCCATGTCCACGAGTAA
- the twy1 gene encoding 4-demethylwyosine synthase TYW1, with product MSDEGGPRQVGDPDYHSVNHTAVQTCGWTDNALQGEGKCYKYAFYGIESHRCMQMTPVVKCNERCVFCWRDHAGHAYELGDVEWDDPAAVADATIDLQRKLLSGYGGNDDVPRERFEQAMEPRHVAISLDGEPTLYPHLPELIEEFHDREITTFLVSNGTKPEMIERCEPTQLYISVDAPDRKTFEETVKPVGEELWERLIETLDVLAAKDDTRTVLRTTLVGGENDYRPAWYAAMADRADVDFFELKAYMHVGHSRGRLDRSSMLDHDDVVSFAREVQSFLPDHDHLVDVPDSRVAMLARDSDTWVPKLQKGSEFWADDPAAR from the coding sequence ATGAGCGACGAGGGTGGTCCCCGGCAGGTCGGCGACCCCGACTACCACAGTGTCAATCACACTGCCGTCCAGACGTGTGGGTGGACCGACAACGCTCTCCAGGGCGAGGGCAAGTGCTATAAATACGCGTTCTATGGCATCGAGAGCCACCGCTGTATGCAGATGACCCCGGTGGTGAAGTGCAACGAGCGCTGCGTGTTCTGCTGGCGTGATCACGCCGGCCACGCCTACGAGCTGGGCGACGTCGAGTGGGACGACCCCGCGGCGGTCGCGGACGCCACGATTGACCTCCAGCGGAAGCTGCTGTCGGGCTACGGCGGCAACGACGACGTCCCCCGCGAACGGTTCGAACAGGCGATGGAGCCGCGCCACGTCGCCATCTCGCTGGACGGCGAACCCACGCTGTATCCCCACCTGCCCGAACTCATCGAGGAGTTTCACGACCGGGAAATCACGACGTTTCTGGTCTCGAACGGGACGAAACCGGAGATGATCGAGCGGTGTGAGCCGACCCAGCTGTATATCTCGGTGGACGCGCCCGACCGAAAGACATTCGAAGAGACCGTCAAGCCCGTCGGGGAAGAGCTCTGGGAGCGGCTGATCGAGACGCTGGACGTCCTCGCGGCGAAAGACGACACCCGAACGGTGCTTCGGACGACGCTCGTCGGCGGCGAGAACGACTACCGTCCGGCGTGGTACGCCGCGATGGCCGACCGCGCTGACGTCGATTTCTTCGAACTGAAGGCGTACATGCACGTCGGCCACTCTCGAGGGCGTCTCGACCGCTCGTCGATGCTCGACCACGACGACGTCGTCTCGTTCGCACGCGAGGTCCAGTCGTTCCTGCCCGACCACGATCACCTCGTTGACGTGCCGGACTCCCGGGTCGCCATGCTCGCACGAGACTCGGACACCTGGGTGCCGAAACTGCAGAAAGGAAGTGAATTCTGGGCGGACGATCCGGCTGCGCGCTGA
- a CDS encoding ribbon-helix-helix domain-containing protein produces the protein MTEYTTVSIPKDLADRVEETIEGTSFSSTSDLVRFLLRSIVIEHQREGRLTEAEFAEIAEQLQDLGYLE, from the coding sequence ATGACCGAGTACACGACCGTCTCGATCCCGAAAGACCTGGCCGACCGCGTCGAGGAGACGATCGAGGGAACGAGTTTCTCCAGCACGAGCGATCTCGTGCGGTTTCTCCTGCGGAGTATCGTCATCGAACACCAGCGAGAGGGGCGGCTCACCGAGGCGGAGTTTGCCGAGATCGCCGAGCAACTGCAGGACCTGGGGTATCTGGAGTAA
- the msrB gene encoding peptide-methionine (R)-S-oxide reductase MsrB, producing MSDSDSIDDLPGTDEEWREMLTEEEYHILRERGTEPKFSGELLDVDDDGVFRCAGCGAALFDAGTKFDSGSGWPSFYDIVDEGNVVTEPDTRHGMERTEVTCANCGGHLGHVFDDGPDPTGKRYCINSAALDFDPDE from the coding sequence ATGTCCGACTCCGATTCGATTGACGACCTGCCGGGAACCGACGAGGAGTGGCGCGAAATGCTGACCGAGGAAGAGTATCACATCCTGCGCGAGCGCGGTACGGAGCCGAAGTTCAGCGGCGAACTGCTCGACGTCGACGACGACGGCGTGTTCAGGTGTGCCGGCTGTGGGGCGGCGCTTTTCGACGCCGGCACGAAGTTCGATTCCGGGTCCGGCTGGCCGAGTTTCTACGACATCGTCGATGAGGGCAACGTCGTGACCGAACCCGACACCCGTCACGGGATGGAACGGACGGAAGTCACGTGTGCGAACTGCGGCGGCCACCTCGGTCACGTCTTCGATGACGGTCCTGACCCGACGGGTAAACGATACTGTATCAACTCGGCGGCGCTGGATTTCGATCCCGACGAGTGA
- the ribB gene encoding 3,4-dihydroxy-2-butanone-4-phosphate synthase encodes MSTSNETSGGSTSIDHAIAAFRDGDPVLVHDAADREGETDIVYPAGAVDSDAVARMRNDAGGLICVALSDAVAEAFDLPFSQEIIDHPTAADHELGYDERSSFSLTVNHRDTYTGITDEDRALTITELAAAAADPAAVDFGEQFRSPGHVHLLRGAPGLVDDREGHTELGLALADTADLPPAVVVCEMLDDETGRALSPADARAYAAEHDLVYVEGRDIVEQLS; translated from the coding sequence ATGTCCACGAGTAACGAGACCTCAGGCGGATCGACCAGTATCGACCACGCGATCGCGGCGTTTCGGGACGGCGACCCGGTACTCGTCCACGACGCCGCCGACCGCGAGGGCGAGACCGACATCGTCTACCCGGCCGGGGCGGTCGATTCGGACGCCGTCGCACGGATGCGCAACGACGCCGGCGGGCTGATCTGCGTTGCCCTCTCGGATGCGGTCGCCGAAGCGTTCGACCTGCCGTTCTCCCAGGAGATCATCGATCACCCGACCGCCGCGGATCACGAACTCGGCTACGACGAGCGGTCGTCTTTCTCGCTGACTGTCAACCACCGGGATACCTACACCGGCATCACTGACGAGGATCGGGCCCTGACGATTACCGAACTCGCTGCGGCCGCGGCCGATCCCGCAGCCGTCGACTTCGGCGAGCAGTTTCGCTCGCCCGGTCACGTCCACCTGCTACGGGGCGCGCCCGGACTGGTAGACGATCGAGAGGGGCACACGGAACTGGGACTCGCGCTGGCGGACACCGCTGACCTCCCGCCAGCCGTCGTCGTCTGTGAGATGCTCGACGACGAGACCGGTCGCGCGCTCTCGCCGGCGGACGCTCGCGCCTACGCCGCCGAGCACGATCTGGTCTACGTCGAAGGTCGAGATATCGTCGAGCAGCTATCGTAG